In one window of Chryseobacterium sp. JV274 DNA:
- a CDS encoding dihydrofolate reductase: MTTIVVAMGEKNEIGFDNQLLWHLPKDLKHFKDITSGHPIIMGRKTYESIGKPLPNRTNIVVSRKKDWFEEGILIVGSIKEALKFAKKIDEEVFVIGGGNIYEQTMEVVDRLEVTLVKADLEADTFFPKIDPKIWKKTNEICHEKDEKNSYDFCFQTFEKIKKEA, translated from the coding sequence ATGACAACAATAGTGGTGGCAATGGGAGAGAAAAATGAAATTGGTTTTGATAATCAGTTGCTTTGGCATCTTCCTAAAGATTTAAAACATTTTAAAGATATTACTTCAGGGCATCCGATTATAATGGGAAGAAAAACATATGAAAGTATTGGGAAACCTCTTCCGAACCGTACCAATATTGTTGTGTCAAGAAAGAAAGACTGGTTTGAGGAAGGAATCCTTATTGTAGGAAGTATAAAGGAAGCATTGAAGTTTGCTAAAAAGATTGATGAAGAAGTTTTCGTTATTGGTGGAGGAAATATCTATGAACAGACTATGGAGGTTGTAGACAGGCTTGAAGTTACTTTGGTGAAGGCAGATCTTGAAGCTGATACATTCTTTCCGAAGATAGATCCGAAGATCTGGAAAAAAACAAACGAAATCTGTCATGAGAAAGATGAAAAGAATAGCTATGATTTCTGTTTCCAGACGTTTGAAAAAATAAAAAAAGAAGCATAA